ATCTTTGTTGAAGAGGACAGCATCTCTTAAGGTGGGCGTTTGATCAACATAGGAATTGTGAAGATTAGTGTATTCAAGGCTTGCCCTGGTAAAGTTTGTGGCTGGGCTAACTAACACAGCATGAAGGTTAGCATATTCAAGACGTGTGTCTTCAAGATTAGCATATTCAAGACGTGCTCCCTCAAGATCGGCATGTTCAAGATGTGCAGATTTAAGATTAGCATTTTCGAGGTGAGCCATATTAAGATCAGCACGCTCAAGACTTGCGTTGGGAAGAATAGCATTTTTAAGACTTGCCTTGATAAGGTTGGCATTTTTAAGATTTGCCCACCAAAGATTAGCATGTTCGAGGTTGGCGCTATTGAGATTAGCATTTTCAAGATTTGAACCTCCAAGATCGGCATTTTTAAGATTTGCCTTGCGAAAATCAGCATGCTTAAGATCCGCAACACGAAGATCGGCATTTTCAAGATTTGCTTCAGTAAGATTAGCATTTTTAAAACTGGTCTCCGTAAGATTAGCATGTTCAAGGTGAGCCCAACTAAGATTAGCACCATCAAGCTCTGCACCACTAAGATTAGTATTTTCAAGATGTGCAGATTTAAGATTAGCATTTTCAAGATTTGCTTCAGTAAGATTAGCATGCTTAAGATGAGCCCAACTAAGATTAGCATGTTCAAGGTAAGCTTCTTCAAGATCGGCATCGTTAAGATCTGCCACACGAAAATCAGCATATTCAAGATCTGCACCATTAAGAATAGCATGTTCGAGGATTGCCTTGAGAAAAGTAGCATTTTTAAGATTTGCCCAGCTAAGATCCGCATTTTCAAGATTTGAACCTTCAAGATCAGCATTTTTAAGATTTGCCTCAGTAAGATCGGCATTTTTAAGATTTGCCATAACAAGATAAGCGCGTTCAAGGTGAACTTCTTCAAGATCAGCCTCCTTAAGGTAAATCCCCATAATCCGATAGTTTTTTAGCTCTTTTATTTGTTCTTCACTTGGTGTTTTTCCATCTTCTGGTTTGTGCCAGTAACAGTACTCTTCTCCAGGCAGAGCTTCAAGGGGGCATTCCCATTCCTCGCCATTTTCAAGCTTCATCTTAAACTTGCACTTTGACATTTCATCCCCACCATTGGGTAAGCCACAACTTATCAAAAATTGGTTATTCATGATTTTAACCTTTTTGTGATTAAGCATAATGCTTTTGACTAATAGCAGTTTAACCTACTTATGGGAGGCACTTATGAGTTGCAAAGCTAACAGAGAGGAAATTGAAAAGATAGCTTCAGAAGCTGTTGCCCATTATGTGGAAGAATACAAAAAGTCTCAGTTTATCGTAACTCCTGATTTTAGGGACATTCACATTGAAGAGATGATAACTCCGCTTGAAAAGTATTCGATTGTTCCGTCCGATTAGGGGTGGTTCAGTCCCTCCCCAGTGGGTTCTTTATTCAAAACTTGCAAATTGTGGGGAGTATGCGAAAGTTTTTGTTTATCTTATGAATAAAAAAGGAATCCCCTCAAGAGTTGTAGCAACGCTGGGAGGAGATCACGCTTGGGCAGAATATTACGTTGGAAAACACAAAATAATTTTTGACCCAAGCAATCCTAATAACCCAGTAATAACGGATACAAAATCATTTGGTCGAAATAGGAATTTTTCCTACGTAATAGCCTATGAGATCCCCACTTCAAGCTCGGCCTATGTCTTCTTTAATTCTCGAAGCTGGGATGATGTTTCAGGTGAGTACATAAATCGAGGCGAATTAGTTGTTCAAGTGTTACACAAGGGGACACCTGTTGTAAATGCTAATGTTGAAATCCAGAGTACATATTTGATGGAAAACTTCCCAGAGAGGTACAAAAACCCAATACACGTTTTAAATAAAACGACCACAAAAAATGGGTCTGTACTATTTGAATTAGGCCCAGCAAAATACAAAATTGTGGCTGAGAAATGCTTCATTTTTCTTTGCTGGAAAGGCGAAGCGATAAAAAATGTTTCATCAGACTCAAGGACCTATGTAACAGTTGAACTGAAAATTGATTATGTAAGAACACTATTCAACGCACTACTTGTATTGTTTGGTGTGGCAATTTTAGCAAAGCTACTCCACAAAAGATATTTGGATAAACATCCATAATGAAAAAGGTGAACCCGCATGACGTACTGGCTCTGCATAACAAATAGGGATAACTGGAAAGTTATTAAGGAGAAGAACGTTTGGGGAGTTCCAAAGAGGCACAAGAATACTATTGCAAAGGTTAAGCCTGGCGATAAGCTTGTAATTTATGTGAAGCAGGAGAGGAAAGATAAGCAAATCCTCGAGCCTAAGATCGTTGGAATTTTTGAAGTCGTAAGTGAGCCCTATGAGGATTCAACGAGAATTTTCAAAAGCCCTCCTCACTTAAACGAGACTTATCCCTTGAGGGTCAAAATCAAGCCGATGAAACTTGGCGAGGTTGAGTTCAAGCCATTAATTCCAAAACTAAAGTTCATCACAAACAAGAAGAAGTGGAGCGGGCACTTAATGGGAAAAGCAATGAGGGAAATTCCAGAAGAAGATTACAAGCTCATTGAAAACATGTTGTGATGGAAATAAGTAATTCATAAATTAATAATAAATGGGCACGATCTTTCTTGTGTCTGTCACTGTCCCATATGTCCCATTCACATAAATAACACAAAATGACGTACATAATAACAAAAAACATAACACCATAAACACCCACGCAATACGCACAAACGTACATCAAAACCATAACAAAAAGTACTGTCCCACCCATACCTTATGCTCAAAATGATACAACACAACGTTACCAACCAAGCATAAAACCACACTACTTTGACAAAACTATTACAGGACAGTGTAACAACATCCCGCTGTCCCACAATAAAAATAAAACAATACATTACAAATTTCCCCCTTATTTATGCAGCCACGCCCCTTTCATTAAAAGTTTTGTAACTTTCTGTTTTACAGTCGAGGCAAAGTCTGCTGGGACAGACGGGACAGATGGGACAGCAGTAAAAATCAACACAAAAATTTTTTCGGGACAGGGGTAGGGGCCCTGCTCTGTCCCAACTGTCCCAACCGTCCC
This genomic window from Thermococcus alcaliphilus contains:
- a CDS encoding pentapeptide repeat-containing protein, which gives rise to MKLENGEEWECPLEALPGEEYCYWHKPEDGKTPSEEQIKELKNYRIMGIYLKEADLEEVHLERAYLVMANLKNADLTEANLKNADLEGSNLENADLSWANLKNATFLKAILEHAILNGADLEYADFRVADLNDADLEEAYLEHANLSWAHLKHANLTEANLENANLKSAHLENTNLSGAELDGANLSWAHLEHANLTETSFKNANLTEANLENADLRVADLKHADFRKANLKNADLGGSNLENANLNSANLEHANLWWANLKNANLIKASLKNAILPNASLERADLNMAHLENANLKSAHLEHADLEGARLEYANLEDTRLEYANLHAVLVSPATNFTRASLEYTNLHNSYVDQTPTLRDAVLFNKDTFMEINEIVAEFVKMKKVISLEKLQDVNEKLANELTERGLFYYVTNGEKVAIFDPYEGFIMNPDRHLLEKKKYTRRLKNALNYFIKNFKKEKGSSADIEDLKVISLIKEGKDILYENTPENLQKLYEASYEVYNKLYYFYIKQGKFEEALQMHYRRNEVRRKLRLTKGWGSKIRAVLYDWFLMKTLTGYGIKVERPLIASLITITLFAFLFKSTNGIVKLVNGKPVPADWIDYFYHSVITFTSLGYANIQPNLISHVPQILVAVESFLGLLLMSLFLYTVTFRISR
- a CDS encoding transglutaminase domain-containing protein, translated to MFRPIRGGSVPPQWVLYSKLANCGEYAKVFVYLMNKKGIPSRVVATLGGDHAWAEYYVGKHKIIFDPSNPNNPVITDTKSFGRNRNFSYVIAYEIPTSSSAYVFFNSRSWDDVSGEYINRGELVVQVLHKGTPVVNANVEIQSTYLMENFPERYKNPIHVLNKTTTKNGSVLFELGPAKYKIVAEKCFIFLCWKGEAIKNVSSDSRTYVTVELKIDYVRTLFNALLVLFGVAILAKLLHKRYLDKHP
- a CDS encoding EVE domain-containing protein, with translation MTYWLCITNRDNWKVIKEKNVWGVPKRHKNTIAKVKPGDKLVIYVKQERKDKQILEPKIVGIFEVVSEPYEDSTRIFKSPPHLNETYPLRVKIKPMKLGEVEFKPLIPKLKFITNKKKWSGHLMGKAMREIPEEDYKLIENML